The following coding sequences lie in one Megalodesulfovibrio gigas DSM 1382 = ATCC 19364 genomic window:
- a CDS encoding glutaredoxin family protein: protein MHPPVIIYALSTCVHCTKARELLDELIDGDYTCHYVDRLTGDDRNDRMRELRLLNPTLSFPTIRIGDTVILGNKDVEIRAALGV, encoded by the coding sequence ATGCACCCGCCAGTCATCATCTACGCCCTCTCCACCTGCGTACACTGCACCAAGGCCAGGGAACTGCTGGACGAACTCATCGACGGCGACTACACCTGCCATTATGTGGACCGCCTGACCGGGGACGACCGCAACGACCGCATGCGTGAACTGCGGCTCCTCAACCCCACCCTGTCCTTCCCCACCATCCGCATCGGGGACACGGTGATTCTGGGCAACAAGGACGTTGAGATCCGCGCCGCCCTGGGTGTGTAG
- a CDS encoding putative zinc-resistance associated protein — MKSRLSIFAMLLLLGLAFAMPALAMQHRGGHGQGSGCGMMAGNATDPEALAKFKQFQDETTALRRSLAADATELEAVLSAQNPDTAKARLLREKIFDTHQKLRDAAEKAGIAGGMGGCGGMMGGGCGGGGCGGMGKGCM, encoded by the coding sequence ATGAAATCCCGTCTTTCCATCTTCGCCATGCTCCTGCTGTTGGGTCTGGCCTTTGCCATGCCGGCCCTGGCCATGCAACATCGCGGCGGCCATGGCCAGGGATCTGGCTGCGGCATGATGGCCGGCAACGCCACGGATCCGGAAGCCCTGGCCAAGTTCAAGCAGTTCCAGGATGAGACCACTGCCCTGCGCCGTTCCCTGGCAGCGGACGCCACGGAACTGGAAGCCGTGCTCAGCGCCCAGAATCCCGATACCGCCAAGGCCCGGCTGCTGCGCGAAAAGATTTTCGACACCCACCAGAAGCTCCGTGACGCCGCCGAAAAGGCCGGCATTGCCGGCGGCATGGGCGGCTGCGGCGGCATGATGGGCGGCGGCTGCGGTGGTGGCGGCTGCGGCGGCATGGGCAAAGGCTGTATGTAA
- the nadB gene encoding L-aspartate oxidase, with the protein MPTARLSCQALVIGSGIAGLTCALELADAGFDVVVLTAGEEPDDGNTAYAQGGIVYTSPNDSPSLLEKDIRKAGWDHNYIKAVRFLARQGPAAVKDILIDRVGIPFARKTGGPELQDGEAEFDLTREGGHSVFRVLHCADYTGRAIMDGLIKTVQASTSIRLLCGRTAVDLITSHHHTCALQFRYQRVNECLGAYVYNNATGVVETILADFTVLATGGIGRIFQHTTNADCCVGSAITMASRAGASLMNVEYMQFHPTALYHRSKRRFLITEAMRGEGAILVNSAGERFMTRYDKRLELAPRDIVSRAIVEELHRSDEECVFLDCRTVPHDLPTRFPTIYKQCLEHGISIMKEPIPVVPAAHYHCGGVLVDLAGRTSLERLYAVGECSCTGVHGANRLASTSLLEGLLWGHTAGEHIAQQLHRRKHAEKLLLASIRDWQHPGGRHDEDPALIAQDWATIRNTMWNYAGLMRTEMRLKRAADDLNSLVLHLVEFYKRTPLSKPLIDLWHGSCAASIVAMSALRNKESKGCHYVEASA; encoded by the coding sequence ATGCCAACTGCCCGTCTTTCCTGCCAGGCGCTGGTTATCGGTTCCGGCATTGCCGGCCTCACCTGCGCCCTGGAACTGGCCGACGCCGGCTTTGACGTCGTCGTCCTCACCGCCGGCGAAGAACCCGACGACGGCAACACCGCCTATGCCCAGGGCGGCATTGTCTACACCAGCCCCAACGACTCCCCCTCCCTGCTGGAAAAAGACATCCGCAAGGCCGGCTGGGACCACAACTACATCAAGGCCGTGCGCTTCCTGGCCCGCCAGGGACCTGCCGCGGTGAAAGACATCCTCATCGACCGCGTCGGCATCCCCTTTGCCCGCAAAACCGGCGGCCCCGAGCTGCAGGACGGCGAGGCCGAATTCGACCTCACCCGCGAGGGCGGGCACTCCGTGTTCCGCGTCCTGCATTGCGCAGACTACACCGGCCGGGCCATCATGGACGGGCTGATCAAGACCGTGCAGGCCTCCACCTCCATCCGCCTGCTCTGCGGCCGCACGGCTGTGGACCTCATCACCAGCCATCACCACACCTGCGCCCTGCAGTTCCGCTACCAGCGCGTCAACGAGTGCCTGGGAGCCTACGTCTACAACAACGCCACCGGCGTGGTGGAAACCATCCTGGCAGACTTCACCGTGCTGGCCACGGGCGGTATCGGGCGCATCTTCCAGCACACCACCAATGCGGATTGCTGCGTGGGCTCGGCCATCACCATGGCCTCACGGGCCGGCGCCAGCCTGATGAACGTGGAATACATGCAATTCCACCCCACGGCGCTCTACCACCGCAGCAAGCGGCGGTTCCTCATCACCGAGGCCATGCGCGGCGAGGGCGCCATCCTGGTCAACAGCGCCGGCGAACGGTTCATGACCCGCTACGACAAGCGCCTGGAGCTGGCCCCGCGCGATATCGTCTCCCGCGCCATCGTGGAAGAGCTGCACCGCTCGGATGAGGAATGCGTGTTTTTGGACTGCCGCACCGTGCCGCACGACCTGCCCACCCGCTTCCCCACCATCTACAAGCAGTGCCTGGAGCATGGCATCTCCATCATGAAGGAGCCCATCCCCGTGGTGCCGGCGGCGCATTACCACTGCGGCGGTGTGCTGGTGGATCTGGCCGGCCGCACCAGCCTGGAACGGCTGTATGCCGTGGGCGAATGCAGCTGCACCGGCGTGCACGGGGCCAACCGTCTGGCCAGCACCTCCCTGCTGGAAGGCCTGCTGTGGGGCCACACCGCGGGAGAACACATCGCCCAGCAGCTGCACCGGCGCAAGCATGCGGAAAAACTACTGCTTGCCTCCATCCGGGACTGGCAGCACCCCGGCGGCCGCCACGATGAAGACCCCGCCCTCATCGCCCAGGACTGGGCCACCATCCGTAACACCATGTGGAACTATGCCGGGCTGATGCGCACGGAAATGCGGCTCAAGCGCGCCGCGGACGACCTGAATTCCCTGGTGCTGCATCTGGTGGAATTCTACAAGCGCACCCCGCTCTCCAAACCCCTCATCGACCTCTGGCACGGCAGCTGTGCCGCCTCCATCGTGGCCATGAGCGCCCTGCGCAACAAGGAAAGCAAAGGCTGCCATTACGTGGAAGCATCCGCATAA
- a CDS encoding substrate-binding periplasmic protein, translating into MRWLCVVGIWCMLLATVLPCRAEQTLLVRADMWMPYNGEPDDARPGYMVELIREIFEPQGYHIDYALTSWSRALEECKGGRIHAIIGAGEDRKPDFVFPDEAIGWSGYAWFVRRGFAWTFTGVDSLRGVRLGVCDTCTYDEELDAYIAAHRGTEAVQPLAGEDMVQKNIAKLLGDRIDVFYEDPLVVRWELLRREAIHMVQLATLAPEDRFERIFMGFSKALPESEQLARLFDEGLRRLRTSGRLAAILAQYNLEDWEPTPPPGEASE; encoded by the coding sequence ATGCGGTGGCTGTGTGTGGTTGGGATATGGTGCATGCTGCTGGCGACGGTGCTGCCGTGCCGGGCGGAGCAGACATTGCTTGTGCGCGCGGACATGTGGATGCCATATAACGGCGAGCCGGACGATGCCCGGCCCGGCTACATGGTGGAGCTCATCCGGGAGATTTTCGAGCCCCAGGGCTACCATATCGACTATGCGCTGACGTCCTGGAGCAGGGCGCTGGAAGAGTGCAAGGGCGGGCGCATCCACGCCATCATCGGCGCGGGCGAGGACCGCAAGCCGGATTTCGTCTTCCCGGACGAGGCCATCGGCTGGTCCGGCTATGCGTGGTTTGTCCGCAGGGGGTTTGCCTGGACCTTCACGGGGGTAGACTCCCTGCGCGGCGTGCGCCTGGGCGTGTGCGACACCTGCACCTATGACGAGGAGCTGGACGCCTACATCGCGGCCCATCGCGGCACCGAGGCCGTGCAGCCTCTGGCCGGGGAGGACATGGTGCAGAAGAACATCGCCAAGCTCCTTGGGGACCGCATCGACGTATTTTATGAAGACCCGCTGGTTGTCCGCTGGGAGTTGCTGCGCCGCGAAGCCATCCACATGGTGCAGCTGGCGACCCTGGCCCCCGAGGACAGGTTCGAGCGCATCTTCATGGGCTTTTCAAAGGCCCTGCCGGAATCCGAGCAGCTGGCCCGTCTGTTTGACGAAGGCCTCCGCCGCCTGCGGACTTCGGGCCGGCTGGCGGCCATCCTGGCGCAGTACAACCTGGAAGACTGGGAGCCGACGCCGCCGCCCGGCGAGGCGTCGGAGTAG